A region from the Methanofollis liminatans DSM 4140 genome encodes:
- a CDS encoding glycosyltransferase family 4 protein, with product MLNTKSNSLESLKNKTLLILTPSYANEDESFIAEMFVKHQIAEIKQYFKKIIVIAPVLRSFGYLKKDRLCKDYTYDNVEVYYPRCIYIPTFRMSRILIDNRLRGAERCIEDHRLNFDLIHAHFTWPSGYIGVRLKEKYGKPVITTIHENGNWFDQELEMNHALINTAWSGANALIRVNRKDIPVLQRHNTCVYTIPNGFSPAFHPLDTAVARERLGLPGGPKIIFTLGNLIKRKGFNYLIGAMQQVCDHRDDVFCFIGGAGPERERLQGQIDRLHLGERVKLLGSVPGDTLPLWMNACDIFVLPSLSESFGVVQIEALACGKPVVSARNRGSEEIITSDAYGLLVEPSNSGDLADKILVALNHEWDREVIVRYADRYTWENIAKEIIDVYVRSGAV from the coding sequence ATGCTAAACACTAAGAGTAACTCTTTGGAGAGCCTGAAGAATAAGACTCTCCTGATCCTCACCCCCTCCTACGCCAATGAAGACGAGTCTTTTATCGCTGAGATGTTTGTCAAGCATCAGATTGCTGAGATAAAACAATACTTCAAAAAGATCATTGTAATTGCGCCGGTGCTCCGTTCCTTTGGCTACCTTAAGAAAGACAGACTCTGCAAGGACTATACCTATGATAATGTGGAGGTCTACTATCCACGATGTATCTATATCCCCACCTTCCGGATGAGCAGGATCCTGATCGATAACCGGCTGAGGGGGGCGGAGAGGTGCATCGAAGATCACCGCCTCAACTTCGATCTCATCCATGCCCATTTCACCTGGCCCTCCGGTTATATCGGTGTCAGGCTGAAGGAGAAATATGGAAAGCCGGTGATCACCACCATACACGAGAACGGCAACTGGTTTGACCAGGAGTTAGAGATGAACCACGCCCTCATCAATACTGCCTGGTCGGGCGCCAATGCCCTTATCAGGGTAAACAGAAAGGACATTCCTGTTCTGCAACGCCACAACACATGCGTCTATACGATTCCCAACGGATTTTCCCCGGCGTTTCACCCTCTTGACACGGCAGTTGCAAGGGAGCGGCTCGGCCTGCCTGGAGGCCCCAAGATCATCTTCACGCTGGGAAATCTGATCAAAAGGAAGGGATTTAATTACCTGATCGGTGCGATGCAACAGGTCTGTGACCATCGGGATGATGTGTTCTGCTTTATTGGTGGGGCAGGACCGGAGAGAGAGAGGCTACAGGGGCAGATCGACCGGTTGCACCTTGGAGAGCGGGTGAAACTGCTCGGGTCTGTGCCAGGTGACACCCTACCACTCTGGATGAATGCCTGTGATATTTTTGTCCTGCCAAGTCTCTCGGAAAGTTTCGGTGTTGTTCAGATCGAAGCTCTGGCCTGTGGCAAGCCTGTTGTTTCAGCACGAAATAGGGGAAGTGAGGAGATCATCACCTCAGATGCATATGGCCTGCTCGTCGAACCCTCCAACTCTGGTGATCTGGCGGATAAGATCCTCGTAGCGCTGAACCATGAGTGGGACCGGGAAGTGATCGTACGGTATGCGGATAGGTACACGTGGGAGAATATAGCAAAGGAGATTATCGACGTGTATGTGAGATCCGGGGCTGTTTGA
- a CDS encoding Rossmann-fold NAD(P)-binding domain-containing protein yields MRNAVAHADSPASYPFSHATTGSHRFIEISGEIKALTKMHIVSLTEWGLQQVSKHLYRAKITLMGLNYKKNINDPGESPVIKIVEGVLSGAECAPSLVNHDLFQWISVETVKGRMASSVVVDGENLLTGGEEIVYLGIGKRLV; encoded by the coding sequence ATGAGGAATGCTGTTGCACATGCAGACTCTCCTGCCAGTTATCCATTCTCCCACGCCACCACAGGATCGCACCGCTTCATTGAGATCTCTGGAGAGATCAAAGCGCTCACGAAGATGCACATCGTCAGCCTCACCGAATGGGGTCTCCAGCAGGTCAGCAAGCACCTCTACAGGGCGAAGATAACCCTCATGGGCCTTAACTACAAGAAGAACATCAACGATCCCGGGGAATCGCCCGTGATCAAGATCGTCGAGGGGGTGCTTTCCGGGGCGGAGTGTGCGCCCTCCCTCGTGAACCATGACCTGTTCCAGTGGATCTCCGTGGAAACGGTGAAGGGGCGCATGGCCTCGTCGGTGGTCGTGGACGGGGAGAATCTGCTCACAGGCGGTGAAGAGATTGTGTACCTGGGGATTGGGAAAAGGTTGGTCTGA
- a CDS encoding DUF354 domain-containing protein translates to MKILIDIGHPAHVHFFKNFIREMTKKGHNIQITARNKEMSLELLSKYDIKYTSIGEQKRGTFNLMKEWIKRDFQIFNIARRSDPDILVGIGNPAIAHVAKVLGKKSIVFTDTEHAAFANGITFPFADSVCTPSCFKKDIGKKQIRYDGYHELAYLHPNYFKPDPAILDDLGLSPDEKIIVVRFVSWNASHDVGHHGVRDRIGLVKELERYGRVLITSEEGLPEALSQYRIRVSPERLHDLLYYATLYVGEGATTASECAVLGTHAIYVNTLGLGYITEEEKKYHLITDFSSRPCTDGAVLAEAKKLLENTNLRKEGKQKGEALVREKCDVTAFMVWFIENYPRSFKEMREHPAVQYSCASIPGGAL, encoded by the coding sequence ATGAAGATCCTTATTGACATAGGTCATCCGGCCCACGTGCATTTCTTTAAAAATTTTATCAGAGAAATGACGAAAAAGGGGCACAATATCCAGATTACTGCCAGAAACAAAGAGATGTCACTGGAGTTATTATCGAAGTACGATATCAAATACACTTCAATTGGTGAGCAAAAGCGGGGGACATTCAATCTGATGAAAGAATGGATAAAAAGAGATTTTCAAATATTCAATATTGCACGAAGATCAGATCCCGACATCCTGGTGGGTATCGGCAATCCTGCAATTGCACATGTAGCAAAAGTATTAGGAAAAAAATCCATTGTCTTTACAGATACCGAGCACGCAGCATTTGCAAACGGCATCACGTTCCCTTTTGCGGACAGCGTCTGCACCCCATCCTGTTTTAAAAAGGATATCGGAAAAAAGCAGATCCGCTACGACGGCTACCACGAACTCGCCTACCTCCACCCGAACTATTTTAAGCCTGATCCAGCAATTCTGGACGATCTGGGGCTGAGCCCTGACGAGAAGATCATTGTTGTCCGCTTCGTCTCCTGGAATGCAAGCCATGACGTCGGCCATCACGGCGTCAGGGATAGGATAGGGCTGGTAAAGGAGCTGGAGAGGTATGGACGCGTCCTGATCACCTCAGAAGAGGGGCTGCCCGAAGCGTTGAGCCAGTACCGTATCCGGGTTTCACCTGAGAGGCTGCACGACCTGCTCTATTATGCGACGCTCTATGTGGGTGAAGGAGCGACCACCGCATCAGAGTGTGCGGTCCTGGGCACCCACGCCATCTATGTGAACACGCTCGGGCTGGGATATATCACCGAGGAAGAGAAGAAGTATCACCTGATCACCGATTTTTCTTCCCGGCCCTGTACCGACGGGGCCGTGCTTGCCGAGGCGAAAAAACTGCTGGAGAACACCAACCTGAGAAAGGAGGGGAAACAAAAGGGAGAGGCCCTGGTGCGGGAAAAATGCGATGTGACCGCATTTATGGTCTGGTTTATCGAGAATTATCCCAGGAGTTTTAAGGAGATGAGGGAGCACCCCGCAGTGCAGTATTCCTGTGCTTCGATCCCTGGGGGCGCATTATGA
- a CDS encoding glycosyltransferase family 2 protein: MTAMASGVSEVVSAKSTTKTLPFTPAVEEPDYRGKRVAVVVPAYNEEDLIGDTMGSIPGYVARVYVVNDGSQDRTGAIIDAYARYDARVVPIHHRPNRGVGAAITSGYLQAVEDGMDVVAVMAGDNQMDPAHLPSLLDPIVEGKADYTKGNRLVSDAYRKGMPGWRSFGNSVLTFLTKIASGYWQMMDPQNGYTAISGKALSELPLTEVYQGYGYCNNLLVWLNIHNMTVRDVAIPARYGREKSKIRYSTYIPRVSNLLLGNFLLRLRTKYVQMSFHPLVFFYAAGAVLTPLGVLGGLITLWEKFVMGYNVLFMHGGISFLMFIFGMQFLFFAMFFDMQAELNGKKAA, encoded by the coding sequence ATGACCGCTATGGCCTCAGGGGTCTCGGAGGTTGTATCGGCGAAATCAACGACGAAAACTCTGCCGTTCACCCCCGCTGTTGAGGAACCAGATTACCGCGGAAAACGGGTCGCCGTGGTGGTGCCGGCATATAACGAGGAGGACCTGATCGGCGACACTATGGGTTCGATCCCCGGGTATGTGGCGCGGGTGTACGTTGTCAACGACGGTTCTCAGGACCGGACCGGGGCGATCATCGACGCATATGCCAGGTACGACGCCAGAGTCGTCCCGATCCACCACCGCCCGAACCGGGGCGTGGGAGCGGCGATCACCTCGGGATACCTGCAGGCCGTCGAGGACGGCATGGACGTCGTGGCGGTGATGGCCGGGGACAACCAGATGGACCCCGCCCATCTACCCTCCCTCCTCGACCCGATCGTTGAGGGGAAGGCCGATTATACGAAAGGAAACCGTCTGGTCAGCGACGCCTACCGGAAGGGGATGCCGGGGTGGCGGAGTTTCGGCAACTCCGTCCTCACCTTCCTCACCAAAATCGCCTCGGGCTACTGGCAGATGATGGACCCGCAGAACGGATACACGGCGATCTCGGGGAAGGCCCTCTCCGAGCTCCCTCTCACCGAGGTCTACCAGGGATATGGTTACTGCAACAATCTTCTCGTATGGTTAAACATCCACAACATGACCGTCAGGGATGTGGCAATTCCCGCCCGTTACGGCCGGGAGAAGTCGAAGATCCGCTACTCCACCTACATCCCGCGGGTCTCGAACCTCCTCCTCGGCAACTTCCTCCTGCGGCTTCGGACAAAGTACGTCCAGATGAGTTTCCACCCGCTGGTCTTTTTTTACGCGGCCGGCGCGGTGCTCACGCCGCTGGGGGTTCTGGGCGGCCTGATCACGTTGTGGGAGAAGTTCGTGATGGGCTATAACGTGCTGTTCATGCACGGGGGGATCTCGTTCCTGATGTTTATCTTCGGGATGCAGTTCCTGTTCTTTGCGATGTTCTTTGATATGCAGGCGGAATTGAACGGGAAAAAAGCAGCATAG
- a CDS encoding magnesium transporter: MSQAGVRGRERRLFLTGLVALLISTGVAIVAGSYLSSISDLLTLIPGLMVLVPPTINMRGSISGVLASRLSSSMHLGEFSGTFEQGGVLAGNLHASLLLTIATAAALGVIAPLLSAATGLPVIGAGDLVLISLVAGILSGLILMGFTVLISVLSYRRGVDLDMIAAPAVTTLGDLVTIPVLAMTAVAVLALPPSVRVGLFGIAIVLAGAMSIYAWVAGGRGRGIVQEVLPLLIPLCVLGAFAGIAYSTSLDRLVSLGALLILIPPFAGICGSIGGILCSRLGTGMHLGIITPAIAPQGSVTVHFAQAYLFTLLLMPLMAALAHLAALVLDVSSPGLLAMVTIATAAGLGVITMVNGIAYLTATLSFRYGFDPDNFGIPVITSAIDLLGAVALITVIEIVL, from the coding sequence ATGAGTCAGGCGGGTGTACGGGGGCGCGAGAGGCGCCTCTTTCTGACCGGGCTTGTTGCACTCCTCATCAGCACGGGCGTCGCCATCGTTGCAGGCTCGTATCTCTCCTCTATCAGTGACCTCCTCACCCTGATTCCCGGGCTGATGGTGCTCGTCCCGCCGACGATCAACATGCGGGGGAGCATCTCAGGAGTGCTTGCGTCCAGACTCTCCTCTTCCATGCACCTCGGCGAATTTTCCGGCACCTTCGAGCAGGGCGGGGTGCTGGCCGGAAACCTCCACGCCTCCTTACTCCTCACCATCGCCACCGCAGCGGCCCTTGGGGTCATCGCCCCGCTCCTGAGCGCAGCAACAGGTCTCCCGGTGATCGGTGCCGGCGACCTGGTGCTCATCTCCCTTGTGGCAGGAATCCTGTCAGGGCTGATCCTGATGGGGTTCACCGTCCTGATCTCGGTTCTCTCCTACCGGCGGGGCGTCGATCTGGACATGATCGCTGCCCCGGCCGTGACGACCCTTGGCGACCTGGTCACCATCCCGGTGCTTGCCATGACGGCGGTCGCGGTCCTCGCCCTCCCTCCTTCGGTCAGGGTGGGGCTCTTCGGCATCGCCATTGTCCTTGCAGGGGCGATGAGCATATACGCGTGGGTCGCGGGGGGACGGGGACGGGGCATTGTGCAGGAGGTTCTTCCTCTTCTGATCCCCCTCTGCGTCCTCGGGGCCTTCGCCGGCATCGCCTACTCGACGTCTCTCGACCGGCTCGTCAGTCTTGGTGCTCTCCTCATCCTGATACCACCGTTTGCCGGGATCTGCGGTTCTATCGGAGGGATTCTCTGCTCGCGCCTGGGTACCGGCATGCACCTCGGCATCATCACCCCGGCAATCGCACCGCAGGGGAGCGTGACCGTACACTTCGCACAGGCCTATCTCTTCACCCTGCTCCTCATGCCCCTGATGGCCGCCCTTGCCCATCTCGCCGCTCTCGTCCTCGACGTGTCGTCTCCAGGACTCCTGGCGATGGTCACGATCGCCACTGCCGCCGGCCTCGGCGTAATAACAATGGTCAACGGCATTGCCTACCTGACGGCGACGCTCTCATTTCGCTACGGTTTTGACCCGGACAACTTCGGCATCCCGGTGATCACCTCGGCGATCGACCTCCTCGGCGCCGTGGCGCTCATCACCGTCATTGAGATCGTCCTCTGA
- the rnz gene encoding ribonuclease Z, producing MAGETLQVYFLGTAGALPTPNRNPSCVMIRRGSDTLLFDCGEGAQQQMMRARTGFLVDAIFITHWHADHFLGVPGLVQTLAFNGRTEPLPVYGPEGVHDFVDYTLKIGRTRLSFDLQPVTLAPGSIVRFDGYQVEAFATCHGMTSLGYVLREDSRPGRFDREKAISLGVQPGPLFGRLQRGEAVTVVRDGEEVTVTPDKILGPPRRGRTVIYSGDTRPLHHGPISGLEDADLLIHDATFDDTELDRAGEVFHSTAGEAGEAAAALRAQTLALVHISSRYTSTANHIQDAGQRFEGEVLAPSDLTMVEIPFRE from the coding sequence ATAGCCGGAGAGACCCTGCAGGTGTACTTCCTCGGAACGGCCGGGGCCCTGCCCACGCCGAACCGGAACCCCTCCTGCGTCATGATCAGGCGGGGCTCTGACACCCTGCTCTTCGACTGCGGCGAAGGGGCGCAGCAGCAGATGATGCGGGCGAGGACCGGTTTTCTCGTCGACGCCATCTTCATCACCCACTGGCACGCCGACCACTTCCTCGGCGTTCCGGGTCTTGTCCAGACCCTCGCCTTCAACGGCCGGACCGAACCCCTCCCCGTCTACGGGCCCGAAGGAGTCCATGATTTTGTGGATTACACACTCAAGATCGGCAGAACCCGACTCAGCTTCGACCTCCAGCCAGTCACGCTGGCACCGGGATCGATCGTCCGCTTCGACGGTTATCAGGTAGAGGCGTTCGCGACCTGCCACGGCATGACGAGCCTCGGCTATGTCCTCAGGGAGGACAGCCGTCCGGGGCGTTTCGACCGGGAAAAGGCGATATCCCTCGGCGTTCAGCCAGGCCCGCTCTTCGGCCGCCTCCAGCGGGGCGAAGCGGTCACGGTTGTGCGGGACGGAGAGGAGGTCACCGTCACGCCCGACAAGATCCTCGGCCCGCCGCGGCGCGGCCGGACGGTCATCTACTCAGGCGACACCAGGCCGCTTCATCACGGCCCGATATCAGGGCTCGAAGACGCCGATCTCCTCATCCACGATGCCACCTTCGACGACACCGAACTGGACCGTGCCGGCGAGGTCTTCCACTCCACCGCCGGCGAGGCAGGAGAGGCGGCGGCGGCGCTCAGAGCACAGACGCTCGCCCTCGTCCATATCAGCTCGCGCTATACGTCCACGGCAAACCATATACAGGATGCAGGGCAGAGATTTGAGGGAGAGGTACTCGCACCGTCCGACCTGACGATGGTCGAGATCCCCTTCAGGGAGTGA
- a CDS encoding sugar phosphate isomerase/epimerase family protein produces the protein MSVKPYFSSSSKVWESPEWVFGIEEADFSGWEISADGNYRLEKPANKQVICDVIESTGLAVTVHAPYADLNPASINDPIWRESVRQICSCIEHAADLTDRVTMHPGYLSPAGKLLPEKVWEQQKEALRVIGRCACDHGVVACLENMINIPEFLCHDPLELLGITEGIEGIGITFDIGHANTVRKVDGFLAQIKNASHLHIHDNHGSSDEHLALGDGTINWKKVGHAIAAGYGGEVVVIEGRSIEEAKKSLDVFRRWFV, from the coding sequence ATGAGCGTCAAACCGTATTTTTCCTCATCGTCAAAGGTATGGGAATCACCCGAATGGGTCTTCGGGATAGAGGAAGCAGATTTCTCCGGGTGGGAGATCTCGGCGGACGGCAATTACCGCCTGGAAAAACCGGCGAACAAACAGGTAATCTGTGACGTCATCGAAAGCACGGGCCTTGCCGTGACCGTGCACGCCCCGTATGCCGATCTCAACCCCGCCTCCATCAACGACCCCATCTGGCGGGAATCGGTCAGGCAGATCTGCTCCTGCATCGAGCACGCCGCCGACCTCACCGATCGGGTCACCATGCATCCGGGGTATCTCTCCCCGGCCGGAAAACTCCTGCCAGAAAAGGTATGGGAGCAGCAGAAAGAGGCGTTGCGGGTGATCGGGCGGTGCGCATGCGATCACGGCGTTGTGGCCTGCCTGGAGAACATGATCAATATTCCGGAATTCCTCTGCCACGACCCCTTAGAACTCCTCGGGATCACCGAGGGGATCGAAGGGATCGGAATCACCTTCGATATCGGCCATGCAAACACCGTCAGGAAAGTCGACGGTTTTCTCGCCCAGATCAAAAACGCCAGCCATCTCCATATCCACGACAACCATGGCAGCTCTGACGAACACCTCGCCCTCGGCGACGGCACCATCAACTGGAAAAAAGTCGGCCATGCCATTGCGGCGGGATATGGGGGCGAGGTGGTTGTGATCGAGGGACGGAGCATCGAAGAGGCAAAAAAGAGCCTCGATGTCTTCAGGAGGTGGTTTGTATAG
- a CDS encoding AAA family ATPase: MKVIGVVGMPASGKGEFSRIAADRGIPVVVMGDMIRRAVAGAGLPLTDENMGRISAELRATYGMDAVAHLTVPAVEETGAPVALIDGIRGGAEVAIFRERFPAFLLVGVRASFETRLRRLGSRGRSDDPHSAEDLRRRDERELGWGLGDALATADIYIENEATVEEYGRRVARLLDAVGGCE; the protein is encoded by the coding sequence ATGAAGGTCATCGGTGTTGTCGGAATGCCGGCAAGCGGGAAAGGCGAGTTTTCACGGATAGCAGCGGACCGGGGCATCCCGGTCGTGGTGATGGGAGACATGATCAGGCGTGCCGTTGCCGGTGCCGGCCTCCCGCTGACCGACGAGAATATGGGCAGAATTTCAGCCGAACTGAGGGCGACCTACGGCATGGACGCCGTCGCTCACCTCACGGTCCCGGCGGTGGAGGAGACCGGCGCACCGGTCGCCCTCATCGACGGGATCAGGGGCGGGGCCGAGGTGGCGATCTTCAGGGAGCGTTTTCCCGCATTTCTACTTGTCGGGGTCAGGGCCTCCTTTGAAACAAGGCTCCGCCGCCTCGGCAGCCGCGGCCGCTCAGACGACCCGCACTCGGCCGAAGACCTGAGACGGAGGGACGAGCGCGAACTCGGGTGGGGGCTTGGCGACGCCCTTGCCACGGCAGACATATATATCGAGAATGAAGCCACGGTAGAGGAATACGGCAGACGGGTCGCCCGTCTCCTCGACGCCGTCGGAGGGTGCGAATGA
- a CDS encoding anaerobic ribonucleoside-triphosphate reductase activating protein, with protein MFLQDRFYKTPHPRYNDGGFLKANFGGFIPLSTVDWRGRAVCTVFLRGCPVRCHYCQNVALQEGRDERDIDEILAMIRDTTLLTTGVVFSGGEATMQKEALVALARGVQEMGLGVGLQTNGVFPGTIRVLLEEHLVDKISLDIKTRWSHYRNLFKVDYADRVKESLALCTEAHKSGVLPEFEAVVTVFRGCEDDIPYISRETEDVDLVLQQGIVRGVSPLTFGEFAEIADRIRRSVKIRTREDGEVVYEGRRIMRGESIDMSGIRSMR; from the coding sequence ATGTTCCTGCAAGATAGATTCTATAAAACTCCTCACCCAAGATATAACGACGGTGGGTTTTTGAAGGCGAATTTCGGAGGGTTCATACCACTCAGCACCGTGGACTGGCGAGGCAGGGCCGTCTGCACGGTCTTCCTGCGCGGCTGTCCTGTCAGGTGCCACTACTGCCAGAACGTCGCCCTGCAGGAGGGCCGGGACGAGCGCGACATAGACGAAATTCTCGCCATGATCAGGGACACAACCCTCCTCACCACCGGCGTGGTCTTCTCGGGCGGAGAGGCGACGATGCAGAAAGAGGCCCTCGTCGCCCTTGCCCGGGGCGTACAAGAGATGGGCCTTGGCGTCGGGCTCCAGACGAACGGCGTCTTTCCCGGGACCATCCGCGTCCTCCTGGAAGAGCACCTCGTCGACAAGATCTCCCTCGACATCAAGACCAGGTGGAGCCATTATCGCAACCTCTTCAAGGTGGACTATGCAGACCGGGTGAAAGAATCGCTTGCACTCTGCACCGAGGCGCATAAGAGCGGCGTTCTCCCGGAGTTTGAAGCGGTCGTGACCGTGTTCAGGGGGTGCGAGGACGATATCCCCTATATATCAAGAGAGACAGAAGACGTCGATCTGGTCCTCCAGCAGGGGATCGTCAGAGGCGTCTCCCCCCTGACGTTCGGGGAGTTTGCAGAGATCGCCGACCGGATCAGGCGGTCGGTGAAGATCCGCACCCGCGAGGACGGCGAGGTGGTCTATGAGGGCAGGCGCATCATGCGCGGGGAGAGCATCGATATGAGCGGGATACGGAGTATGAGATGA
- the thiC gene encoding phosphomethylpyrimidine synthase ThiC, translated as MSLLEDARRGVITEEMKIVAANEGVTEEFVRRGVAEGHITIPVSPYRKVKICGIGEGLRTKVNASIGTSTDIVDVDQEIEKVRMAEKAGADTLMELSTGGDFLEIRRRVIENTSLSVGSVPLYQAFIEAARNQGGVVFMNPDDLFRITAEQAKLGTNFMAIHTGINLETMKRLKNQGRHGGLVSRGGAFMTAWMLHNEQENPLYAEFDYLLEILKEHEVTLSFGNGMRSGAVHDATDRAQLQELIINAELADKANAFGVQTIIEGPGHIPLDEIEANVIVQKRVTNRKPFYMLGPLVTDIAPGYDDRVAAIGASLSSAYGADFICYVTPAEHLALPTPEEVYEGVMSSRIAAHVGDMIKLKKRDADLEMGHARRDLDWGRQFAVAMNPERAKAIRDERMPADTDGCTMCGDYCALKIVNKNFHF; from the coding sequence ATGAGTCTCTTAGAGGATGCCAGGCGTGGCGTCATCACCGAAGAAATGAAGATCGTGGCGGCAAATGAAGGGGTCACCGAGGAGTTTGTCAGGCGCGGCGTTGCCGAAGGCCATATCACCATCCCGGTCTCGCCGTATCGCAAGGTCAAGATCTGCGGGATCGGCGAAGGCCTGCGCACCAAGGTGAACGCCTCCATCGGCACCTCCACCGATATCGTGGACGTGGACCAGGAGATCGAGAAGGTGCGGATGGCCGAGAAGGCCGGCGCCGACACCCTGATGGAGCTCTCGACCGGCGGCGACTTCCTCGAGATCAGGCGTCGCGTCATCGAGAACACCTCGCTCTCGGTCGGTTCGGTGCCCCTGTACCAGGCCTTCATCGAGGCGGCCAGGAACCAGGGCGGCGTTGTCTTCATGAACCCCGACGATCTCTTCAGGATCACCGCGGAGCAGGCGAAGCTCGGCACGAACTTCATGGCCATTCACACCGGCATCAATCTGGAGACCATGAAGCGGCTGAAGAACCAGGGTCGGCACGGCGGCCTCGTCTCCCGCGGCGGCGCCTTCATGACGGCGTGGATGCTGCACAACGAGCAGGAGAACCCGCTCTATGCCGAATTCGACTACCTGCTCGAGATCCTCAAGGAGCACGAGGTCACCCTCTCCTTCGGGAACGGCATGCGCTCAGGCGCCGTCCATGACGCCACCGACCGGGCGCAGCTCCAGGAACTGATCATCAACGCCGAACTCGCCGACAAGGCGAACGCCTTCGGCGTCCAGACGATCATCGAAGGGCCGGGCCACATCCCCCTCGACGAGATCGAGGCGAACGTCATCGTCCAGAAGCGGGTCACCAACAGGAAACCCTTCTACATGCTCGGCCCCCTGGTCACCGACATCGCACCGGGCTACGACGACCGTGTCGCCGCCATCGGCGCCTCCCTCTCCTCGGCCTACGGCGCCGACTTCATCTGCTATGTGACGCCGGCCGAGCACCTTGCCCTGCCCACCCCCGAGGAGGTCTATGAAGGCGTGATGAGCTCCCGCATTGCCGCCCACGTCGGCGACATGATCAAGCTGAAGAAGCGCGACGCCGACCTCGAGATGGGCCATGCCCGCCGCGACCTCGACTGGGGCCGCCAGTTCGCCGTGGCCATGAACCCCGAGCGCGCAAAGGCGATCAGGGACGAGCGGATGCCCGCCGACACCGACGGCTGCACGATGTGCGGCGACTACTGTGCGCTGAAGATCGTGAACAAGAACTTCCACTTCTAA
- a CDS encoding carboxymuconolactone decarboxylase family protein: MKPENQKTIDEFLSRADEMGDDIIAQTEEWLGVVPFIFTLMRERPEAFALSVLGDYHTARPASLDPKTAELVAIAAAAGAGADNCVRVHIGTALKEGATRDEILDTILIAGIIGKTHVLAPALRAFRDRLPEADSLSTSPKNRS; this comes from the coding sequence ATGAAGCCGGAAAACCAGAAGACCATCGATGAATTCCTCTCTCGTGCAGACGAGATGGGAGACGACATCATCGCACAGACAGAGGAATGGCTCGGCGTCGTGCCCTTTATCTTCACCCTGATGCGCGAACGCCCCGAAGCCTTCGCCCTCTCGGTGCTCGGCGACTACCATACCGCCCGCCCGGCAAGCCTCGACCCGAAGACCGCGGAGCTGGTGGCGATCGCCGCCGCTGCCGGTGCCGGTGCCGACAACTGCGTGCGGGTGCATATCGGAACGGCCCTGAAGGAAGGGGCGACCAGAGACGAGATCCTCGACACCATCCTCATCGCCGGCATCATCGGCAAGACCCATGTCCTTGCCCCGGCCCTCAGGGCGTTCAGGGACAGGCTGCCAGAGGCGGATTCTTTATCCACGAGTCCGAAGAATAGATCGTGA
- a CDS encoding 5-formyltetrahydrofolate cyclo-ligase: MNTAPMGQAQIKQAMRLEAKARRCALSPEAIEEKSRTIADRLLALADGAGTVMVYVSKPPEVETAGLIDALLSAGKRVVVPIIEKERRTLRLSYLTDRSVLVESTFHVPEPIGSEVPASPDDLDLIVVPVVGFDRTGSRIGYGAGYYDRFLSRAPDVPVVGAAFSCQEVPSVPCEAFDRRMDLVVTEEEVIACSC, encoded by the coding sequence ATGAATACCGCGCCCATGGGGCAGGCTCAGATAAAGCAGGCAATGCGCCTTGAGGCGAAGGCCCGCCGGTGTGCCCTCTCCCCCGAAGCGATCGAGGAGAAAAGCCGGACGATCGCCGACCGCCTCCTCGCCCTCGCCGACGGCGCAGGGACGGTGATGGTCTATGTCTCAAAGCCCCCTGAGGTCGAGACTGCCGGGCTGATCGACGCCCTCCTTTCCGCCGGAAAACGGGTCGTCGTCCCGATCATCGAGAAGGAGCGGCGAACGCTTCGCCTCTCCTATCTGACCGATAGGTCGGTCCTTGTCGAGAGCACCTTCCATGTCCCCGAACCGATCGGCAGCGAGGTGCCGGCCTCCCCTGACGACCTCGACCTGATCGTCGTCCCGGTCGTCGGCTTCGACCGGACCGGCAGCCGCATCGGCTACGGCGCCGGGTATTATGACCGTTTCCTCTCCCGGGCACCCGATGTCCCGGTGGTCGGCGCTGCTTTTTCGTGCCAGGAAGTGCCGTCCGTCCCCTGCGAAGCCTTTGACCGCCGAATGGACCTGGTCGTTACCGAGGAAGAAGTTATCGCCTGCAGTTGTTAG